Proteins from one Scleropages formosus chromosome 14, fSclFor1.1, whole genome shotgun sequence genomic window:
- the htr2aa gene encoding 5-hydroxytryptamine receptor 2A: protein MGATVDTMNWHKNASDLAAGSLGFLGREDSNASLGCNGSADFATAAAVTAVTRQVGRHAPQCMLPAPADGKNWAALLIAAVIALTVTGNILVIMAVSLEKKLQNATNYFLMSLAVADMLLGLLVMPVSMVTILYGYSWPLPSTLCPIWIYLDVLFSTASIMHLCAISLDRYIAIRNPIHHSRFNSRTKAFMKIMVVWTISVGISMPIPVLGLHDYSKVFKDTTCQLTDNNFVLVGSFVAFFIPLAIMVITYFLTISALQNEATLCLDQLVPKPKWATPLTFLPQGSLSSEKLFFRRSLSREAGPQAGRRTMQSISNEQKASKVLGVVFFLFVFMWCPFFVTNVLAVVCSEACSPSVMDGLLNVFVWVGYLSSAVNPLVYTLFNKTYRSAFWRYARCRYREERKPLQLILVNTIPPVAFSHSQLPLGDIAPLRNGGRTAGRHLYAPVIDKAKEGRGSGGDEKVSCV from the exons ATGGGGGCGACGGTCGACACGATGAACTGGCACAAGAACGCTTCGGACCTGGCTGCCGGATCGCTGGGGTTTCTGGGTAGGGAGGACAGCAACGCTTCCCTGGGGTGCAACGGCAGCGCGGACTTTGCAACTGCGGCAGCGGTCACCGCGGTGACGCGCCAGGTGGGTCGGCATGCGCCGCAGTGCATGTTGCCCGCACCGGCGGACGGCAAGAACTGGGCGGCGCTGCTGATTGCCGCAGTCATCGCCCTCACCGTCACCGGCAACATCCTGGTCATCATGGCCGTGTCCCTGGAGAAGAAGCTGCAGAACGCCACCAACTACTTCCTCATGTCGCTGGCGGTCGCCGACATGCTGCTGGGCCTCCTGGTCATGCCTGTGTCCATGGTGACCATTCTGTACG GATACAGCTGGCCACTGCCCTCCACGTTGTGCCCCATCTGGATCTATCTCGATGTCCTCTTTTCCACGGCGTCCATCATGCACCTCTGCGCCATCTCCCTGGACCGCTACATAGCCATCCGTAACCCCATCCATCACAGCCGCTTCAATTCCAGGACCAAGGCCTTCATGAAGATCATGGTGGTCTGGACCATCTCTGTGG GGATATCCATGCCCATCCCGGTTCTGGGCCTCCACGACTACTCCAAGGTCTTCAAGGACACCACCTGCCAGCTGACGGACAACAACTTTGTCCTGGTGGGGTCCTTCGTGGCCTTCTTCATCCCCCTGGCCATCATGGTGATCACCTATTTCCTGACCATCAGCGCCCTGCAGAATGAAGCCACGCTCTGCCTCGACCAGCTCGTTCCCAAGCCCAAGTGGGCCACCCCGCTGACCTTCCTGCCCCAGGGCTCGCTCTCCTCGGAGAAGCTCTTCTTCCGCAGGTCGCTGAGCCGGGAGGCGGGGCCGCAGGCCGGTCGGCGGACCATGCAGTCCATCAGCAATGAGCAGAAGGCCTCCAAGGTGCTCGGCGTCGTCTTCTTCCTCTTCGTCTTCATGTGGTGCCCGTTCTTCGTGACCAACGTGCTGGCGGTGGTGTGCAGCGAAGCCTGCAGCCCCAGCGTCATGGACGGGCTGCTCAACGTGTTCGTGTGGGTGGGCTACCTGTCGTCCGCGGTCAACCCGCTCGTCTACACGCTCTTCAACAAGACCTACCGCTCGGCCTTCTGGCGCTACGCGCGCTGCCGCTACCGCGAGGAGAGGAAGCCGCTGCAGCTCATCTTAGTCAACACCATCCCGCCGGTGGCCTTCAGCCACAGCCAGCTGCCCCTGGGCGACATCGCCCCCCTGAGGAACGGAGGCCGCACTGCGGGGCGCCACCTCTACGCCCCGGTGATCGACAAGGCCAAAGAGGGCAGGGGATCGGGCGGCGACGAGAAAGTCAGCTGCGTGTAG